The following are from one region of the Arcobacter defluvii genome:
- the cysW gene encoding sulfate ABC transporter permease subunit CysW: protein MKTFNNSKSSQGESKVVKYLLITTAIAFLAVMLVVPLITIFAEAFRKGVEAYFLSFEDEYVLSAIKLTFITAIIAVPLNLVFGLAASWAIAKYSFFGKSFLITLIDLPFAVSPVISGFVYVLLFGAQGWFGSWLIENDVQIIFAVPGIVLATIFVTFPFVARELIPLMQEMGNDEEQAALLLGASGFQTFLKVTLPNIKWGLLYGVILCNARAMGEFGAVSVVSGHIQGVTNTMPLQVEILYNEYNFVAAFAVSTLLAILALLTLVLKYILEWKVQKRAKKLENEE, encoded by the coding sequence ATGAAAACTTTTAATAATTCAAAAAGTTCACAAGGTGAATCAAAAGTAGTTAAATATTTACTAATAACAACAGCGATAGCATTTTTAGCTGTTATGTTGGTAGTTCCTTTGATTACAATATTTGCAGAAGCTTTTAGAAAAGGAGTTGAAGCATATTTTTTAAGTTTTGAAGATGAGTATGTTTTAAGTGCAATTAAACTCACATTTATAACTGCAATTATTGCTGTTCCTTTAAATTTAGTTTTTGGGCTTGCAGCTTCTTGGGCAATAGCGAAATACTCTTTTTTTGGGAAAAGTTTTTTGATAACTTTGATTGATTTACCTTTTGCTGTAAGTCCTGTAATTTCAGGATTTGTCTATGTTTTATTGTTTGGAGCTCAAGGTTGGTTTGGTTCTTGGCTGATTGAAAATGATGTACAGATTATTTTTGCAGTTCCTGGAATTGTATTAGCAACTATATTTGTAACTTTTCCATTTGTTGCAAGAGAGTTAATTCCTTTGATGCAAGAGATGGGAAATGATGAAGAACAAGCTGCACTTTTACTTGGAGCAAGTGGTTTTCAAACATTTTTAAAAGTTACTTTACCAAATATAAAATGGGGACTTTTATATGGAGTTATTTTATGTAATGCAAGAGCAATGGGAGAATTTGGAGCAGTTTCAGTTGTTTCAGGACATATTCAAGGGGTGACAAATACGATGCCTTTGCAAGTTGAGATTTTATATAACGAATATAACTTTGTAGCAGCTTTTGCAGTTTCAACACTTTTAGCAATTTTGGCCTTATTAACTCTTGTTTTAAAATATATTTTAGAGTGGAAAGTACAAAAAAGAGCAAAAAAATTAGAAAACGAAGAATAA
- a CDS encoding sulfate/molybdate ABC transporter ATP-binding protein produces MKIEVKNLTKNFGNFVALENINLDIVDGELLALLGPSGSGKTTLLRMIAGLETVDDKDSGEILFNGINVAKKDIGGRDIGFVFQHYALFRHMTVFENIAFGLRVKPKKQKLSNKEIEEKVNKLLKLIQLDGFASRFPWQLSGGQRQRVALARALAVEPKVLLLDEPFGALDAKVRTDLRRWLKELQEELGITTILVTHDQEEALEVANRIVVISTGKIEQVGTPEEVFHNPKNEFVINFLGNVNLFHGRVDDGKLNLEDSSDNKYLIRPHELEIISVNDKEAILQAKVKYIQLAGSFVKIDLSHLNDETKTLMVEISHSEFKEKNIQKGNLVGIRPRTLRTFEDGAGI; encoded by the coding sequence ATGAAGATTGAAGTAAAAAATTTAACAAAAAACTTTGGAAATTTTGTAGCACTCGAAAATATAAATTTAGATATTGTTGATGGTGAATTATTGGCACTTTTAGGACCATCAGGAAGTGGGAAAACAACTCTTTTAAGAATGATTGCTGGACTTGAAACAGTTGATGATAAAGATAGTGGAGAAATTTTATTTAATGGTATAAATGTTGCAAAAAAAGATATTGGTGGACGAGATATCGGGTTTGTTTTTCAACATTATGCCTTGTTTCGTCATATGACAGTTTTTGAAAACATCGCTTTTGGACTTAGAGTAAAACCTAAAAAACAAAAACTTTCAAATAAAGAGATTGAAGAAAAAGTAAATAAACTTTTAAAACTTATTCAACTTGATGGTTTTGCTTCTCGTTTCCCTTGGCAATTGTCTGGTGGTCAGCGACAAAGAGTTGCACTAGCACGTGCACTTGCTGTTGAACCAAAAGTTTTACTTTTAGATGAACCTTTTGGTGCGCTTGATGCAAAAGTGCGAACTGATTTAAGAAGATGGTTAAAAGAGCTTCAAGAAGAACTTGGAATTACAACTATTTTAGTAACACATGACCAAGAAGAAGCACTTGAAGTTGCAAATAGAATAGTAGTAATCAGTACAGGAAAAATAGAGCAAGTTGGAACTCCTGAAGAGGTATTTCACAATCCAAAAAATGAGTTTGTAATAAACTTTTTAGGAAATGTAAATCTATTTCATGGGCGAGTTGATGATGGAAAGTTAAATCTTGAAGATAGCTCAGATAATAAATATTTGATTAGACCCCATGAGTTAGAAATAATTTCAGTAAATGATAAAGAAGCAATTTTACAAGCAAAGGTAAAGTATATTCAACTTGCAGGTTCTTTTGTGAAAATAGATTTAAGTCATCTAAATGATGAAACAAAAACTTTGATGGTTGAGATATCACACTCTGAGTTTAAAGAGAAAAATATTCAAAAAGGAAATCTTGTAGGTATTCGTCCAAGAACTTTAAGAACATTTGAAGATGGGGCAGGAATATAA